The Corylus avellana chromosome ca11, CavTom2PMs-1.0 genome contains the following window.
CAATACTACAAGAGTCAAAGGCCTCCAGTTGGGTAGCAACCACGCTCCTTTCCATCTTAGCAACAAATGATCCCTCCTCAACAGCATATGGTTCCCTCTCAACAGCAGATGGTCCCCACTCCGCAGCACTACCAGCCGTTCTCAGGAGGTTCTCAGCAGCATGTTTCCTTTCCATAAGGATCACACGTTTCTGGTGCTATTGTCCCAAATGGTAAAGCACTGTCTACTACCCCTTTTTCCCCTACTAATCATGTTCCCTGTCAGATTTGTGGGAGTATAAGCCATCAAGCTTTAGACTGCTACCATAGGATGGACTTCTCTTATCAAGGATGTCATCCTCCCCAATTGGCAGCCATGGCTGCTCATACGCATGGCACTCCTGAAATTGAACAACCGTGGTATCTTGACAGTGGTGCTAATCATCATGTGACTTCAGATCTTGAAAATCTGTCATGACAGCAACCATACCATGGAATTGAAGAAGTGACAGTAGGCAATGGAGGAGGCCTCCAGATAGCAAACACTGGTTTTTCCCTCTTCTCCACTTCACACAATAATTTTCAACTAAACAATATGCTTCACTGCCCAAATGCCTCTTCTAATTTATTGTCCATACAAAAATTTTGTAGAGATAATAATTGCTATTTTATCCAAACCGCATTCAATTTTCTCATCAAGGATATGCAAACCAGGGAAATTCTCCTGCAGGGGCCAAGTGAAGCAGGTCTTTACCCTATCTATCTCAAGCAATTACGTTCCAATAAATTCACGTCCAAAGCTACATTCCTCTCCTCAGCTACGTTTCTGTCTCgtttttttgcttccctatgagTCACAGCACCTTTTAATGTTTGGCACTCTCGTCTTGGACACCCAGCAGATTTAGTTGTCAACAAACTTCTTCAACAATCTTTGTTGCCTATTTCAGGCTCAATTAAATCCAAGCAATTGTGTCATCCTTGTCATGTTGCCAAGAGCAAAAAATTACCTTTCTTTGATTCACAAAGGATCTCCACACATCCTCTTGAATTAATTCACTTGGATGTATGGACTTCCCCCATTATATCACTTGGTGGCTGTAAattctatgttatttttatcaatGATCATTCTCGTTTCTCTTGGATGTTTCTTTTACGTCAAAAATTTGAAGTTCTTTCATGCTTTGTTAAATTTAAAAGCTTAGTTGAGAATCTATTTTCTTGTAAAATAAAGCAAAATCCAAACTGATAATGGTGGAGAATATGTTTCAACTGCTTTTAAATCTTTTACCAACACGCATGGAATCTTACATCAATTGACATGTCCATATACCTCTGAACAAAATGGCATCTCTGAACGAAAACATAGACATATTACTAAAACAGGTTTATCTCTTCTAGCACAATCTAACCTCCCTAAATCATATTGGGTTGATGCTTTCTTAACTGCGGTATATTTGATCAATCGAATGCCTACCCATGTTTTAGATCACCTCTCTCCTTACTTCAAGCTTTTCAAGAAACATCCTAATTATTCTCTTCTTAAAATTTATGGTTGTTACTGCTACCCCTTACTTCGgccatatttttctcataaattGGACTATAGGAgtaaaatatgcatttttattgGCTATAGTAGTGGTCAAAAAGGGTACCGATGTCTAGATCCCGAAGAAAATCGTGTCTATATCTCCACACATGTGGTATTTGATGAAGGTCAATTTCTAGATAGCAAGAGACCTGTTTCCACTCAACCTGCAACGGACACTTCTCTGGGCATTGTAAATTCCTCATGtacatctctttctcttttaaattttaattactcttTACCTTTATCAGATATTGTTCCAACCAAATCCATCTCTAACGACACCTCAACAAATTCATCCTTATCTCCTATTTTGGCCACCAATCATGACTCATCACCTGCTTTGGTCACTCTCCATCTAGCCAACGTCCCAAATGTTTCAGCCCCTTGCTCATCACCTGATTTGGTCACCCACCCTTCAACCAACATCCCAAATGTTACGGCCCTTTACTCATCACCTGCTTTGGTCACCCACCCTCCAGCAAATGCCCCACCTGTTTCGGCCTCCAACTCTCTAGCAAACGTCCCACGTGTTTCGGCCTCCAACTCTCCAGCCAACGTCCCAAATGTTACGACCTCCAACTCTCCAGCCAACATCCCAAATGTTACGGCCCCTTGCTCATCACCTGCTTTGGTCACCCACCCTCCAACAACGTCCTACATGTTTCGACCTCCAACTCTCCAGCAAATGTCCCACATGTTTCGGCCTCCAACTCTCAAGATTTTGATCCTAACATTTGCAATGACTCTCCTGCCATAACCGAAACACTACCACATCCTCAACCACGAATGGTCACTCGTTCTCAAACCAACTCCCTAACTCCTAAGGTTTGTCCCAACTACCACCTCTACTCCTCAACGAAATATTCTCTACAAGCCCTATCATCAATTGCTCCAGCCATTGAACCCACAACTTATAAGCATTCTGTGATACACCCTTGCTGGTTGGATGCTATGCAGGCCGAATTCAATGCCTTACTAAATAATAAGACATGGTCGTTGTATCCTAGACCTTCATATAAAAAGGTGGTTCgcaacaaatgggtgttcaaaGTCAAACAAAAATCGGATGGTACCATTGATCGGTATAAGGCTAGATTAGTTGCCAAGGGATTTGATCAAGTAGAAGGGATTGATTTTAATGAAACTTTTAGCCCTGTTATTAAACTAGCCACCATACGCTTGGTTTTAGCATTGGCTGTACATTTCAATTGGTTTATTCATCAGTAGGACATATCTAATGCCTTTTTACATGGTTTTCTTGAGGAGGAGGTATTTATGGAACAACCTCAGGGTTTTGAAGACTCTACTTTTCCTGATCACGTCTGCAAGCTTCACAAGTCTCTTTACGGCTTGAAACAAGCTCCAAGGGCTTGGTTTATTCGACTTTCTCAAGCATTAGTGGATTTTGGGTTTGTAGGATCAGCTATTGACACATCTCTCTTTACTTTGCATCATAATTCAGTTCATGTATTTGTTCTTgtgtatgtagatgatattcTTGTAATCAGCAATTCCTCTTCTACAATTACACATTTAATCTCTAAACTCAAGAGTGAATTTGCAGTCAAAGATTTGGGAGCCTTATCTTACTTTCTAGGGATTCAAGCTACACGGACCAGTCATGAGTTTTTCTTAACGCAAACTAAATACATGGCTGATTTACTTCGAAGGACCAAGATAGATGGGGCAAAACCAGCTTCAACACCGTGTGCCTCAAGTGGAAAACTCTCACGGTTCACTGAGGATCCCCTGTCTGATCCAACTGAATTTCATCATATAGTGGGTGTTTTGCAGTATTGTACACTCACACGGCCTGATATCTCTTACAGTGTCAACCAATTATGCCAATTCCTCCATTCTCCAACAAGTGTTCACCTTATAGCAGTTAAGCGTGTTCTACGTTACCTTAAAGGTACTCTTGATTTTGGATTACACTATACTCAAGGGTCCTTGCAAATCAATGGTTATTGTGATTCAGATTGGGCTTGGTAGTCCTGATGATAGACGATCTACTATAGGCTATGGAATTTATCTTGGACCGTATCTCATCTCTTGGGCAGCTAAGAAACAGCCTGTAGTGGCCAAATCTAGCACCGAGGCTGAATATAGGTCAATGGCTCTCACTGTTTCATAAATGTATTGGCTTCGTATGTTATTCAAGGAATTACAAATTCCACTTCCACTTTCACCAAGTTTATGGGTTGATAATCTGGAAGCTCTTTCTTTATCCTCTAACCCCATATATTATGCACGTATGAAACACATAGAGGTGGACTACCATTTTATTCGAGAAAAGGTTTTTAACAAAGATATCTTGGCGCGCTACATTTCCGTACATCAACAGCCTTCAGACATCTTCACAAAAAGCTTGACCAGGGCCCGGTTTCTTTTACTTTGTAACAAGTTAATGGTTTTCTCTCTCCCCATCAACTTGAGGGGACATGTTAACAGTATAGCCACATCATCAAATAAGAATCCTTGCAGTGTTAGAATTGTTGAAGACAAAGAAGTCTGatcacattatcttgtaaataTTATCTCTTAGATTAGTTATTCTTTGTAATTCAAATATAGCTTATCTCATTCAAATGTATAGTTTGTTAGGATATAATCTAATTCAAATGTATAGCTTATCTCCTGTAAAGTCTATTTATATTCATCTCAATGAAACAACACTGGTATCATTTAAACCAGtattcaaatcaatattcaaacTTCTTCCACTTCACTTTTACATGTTTtctatttgaaacaaaaaaggTAAATCAAACCCTTTGTTACTCTCCAACTACTTTTCCAGAAGAATTTGAGAGAGCAAATAGACTAGAATTGGAATGAACTTCTTTGTAGAGTATTATTTAGACTTGAGCAATTAAAACAAAGATCAATTAGAGTTTGATCACACTCCTTTCTACAGAACACACTAAGCTAAGATTACAGCTAGTTCTAGGCTTACAATTGAGAACAAAAGTCTGAATACATCTTATTGCAGGCCTTGGGCCTTTTATACTAAACAAAGCTACTAAAATGAGCACACCTGTAGAGTATCCCTTATGGACAGTTATAACAAGCTTAACTGAAAAAGGCCCACGTGCGTTGACGCAATTAACAACAACCCAACCGGCCCATTTAACGGAATCCAACCTGTTACACTAATGGACGCTAGCTGTATAACTGTTTCATAACAGTCTTTGCCCACGTGTTCTCTAGCTTCCCCTTGTCTTGCGCATGTATCCTCTACTACTTACAAGTACAAAGCACTTATTCCATCTTCTCAAACCCTCCCACTTTCCCTTCCTTTCTAATTCTAGAATACTTCATAAAAGAACAGTAACAAATACCTCCTCTCTTCAAAACACCTTGCCCATAAGGTGTGGGTAAGATGATTTCAACTTATGAAAAACTACTCAAGTAGCTTCTTCAGGGTTCTGGCTTTGCCAACGAACCATCAGCTCAACCATAGGTCGGTTATGAACCTTCCTTGACCGACGATCAAAAATCTTCTTAGGCTCAGGTTGAATGATACCTTGAGTATTCATTAGAGGTAATTGGGTGACTGGAACCGCAACTCTTCCCAACTGGAGCTTCAACTGGGAAACATGAAAGACAGAATGAATTAAAGATCCAACTGGCAACTCCAATTTATAAGCTACTTAACCCACCTTTGACAAAACCTAAAAAGGCCCATAGAAACGAGGAGAGAGTTTCAAATTCCTACGCCAAGTTACAGAAACCTGTTGATAAGTTTGTAATCGTAAGTATACCCAATCTCCTTCCTTAAATTCTCTTTCAGTGTGCTTCAAATCAGAATGTATTTTCATCATGTTCCGACTCTTTTATATATTCTCCTTCAAAAGCTGTAACACTTGATCTCGGTGCTGGAGCTGATTATCGACAGATGCCACCATAGTAGTCCCTGGCATGTAGGTAAGCAGCTAGGGTGGTAAGTATCCAAACATGGCCTCAAATGGTGTCACTCTTGTAGTGATGAACAGAAGTATTGTAGCAATATTGAGCCAATGGCAGCCAACTCACCCACTCAT
Protein-coding sequences here:
- the LOC132165138 gene encoding early nodulin-like protein 1; protein product: MIPPQQHMVPSQQQMVPTPQHYQPFSGDIVPTKSISNDTSTNSSLSPILATNHDSSPALVTLHLANVPNVSAPCSSPDLVTHPSTNIPNVTALYSSPALVTHPPANAPPVSASNSLANVPRVSASNSPANVPNVTTSNSPANIPNVTAPCSSPALVTHPPTTSYMFRPPTLQQMSHMFRPPTLKILILTFAMTLLP